From a region of the Cucumis sativus cultivar 9930 chromosome 6, Cucumber_9930_V3, whole genome shotgun sequence genome:
- the LOC101223081 gene encoding UMP-CMP kinase 3 isoform X1, which yields MKIAQELKQFYKRYEHSQRLSTRFSFATPILFIPLLCTLNFAAFSLSLITFHLFSQQSFLLNHISWGAWKQMWVCPPVSKLFQEANGSTVQKKPTVVFVLGGPGSGKGTQCACIVEHFGFTHFSAGDLLRAEIKSGSENGLMIKSMIGEGKIVPSEVTVKLLQKAMEESGNDKFLIDGFPRNDENRAAFEAVTGIEPAFVLFFDCPEEEMERRILHRNQGRDDDNIETIRKRFKVFLESSLPVVQFYESIGKVHKIDAARPVEEVFESVKAVFTSVNEKDD from the exons ATGAAAATAGCCCAAGAATTGAAACAATTTTACAAGAGATATGAACATTCTCAGCGGCTTTCCACACGATTTTCTTTTGCTACCCCTATTCTATTTATTCCTCTTCTCTGCACATTGAATTTCGCGGCATTCTCTCTTTCGCTGATCACTTTTCACCTTTTTTCTCAACA ATCCTTCTTATTGAACCATATTAGTTGGGGAGCATGGAAACAGATGTGGGTGTGTCCACCAGTGAG TAAGCTGTTTCAGGAAGCTAATGGAAGTACTGTTCAGAAGAAGCCTACAGTTGTGTTTGTGTTAG GTGGCCCTGGTAGTGGAAAGGGCACACAATGTGCATGCATTGTTGAGCACTTTGGTTTTACTCATTTTAGTGCTGGTGATCTTCTTAGGGCAGAAATTAAATCTGGTTCTGAAAATGG TTTAATGATCAAAAGTATGATTGGTGAAGGGAAGATTGTTCCTTCTGAGGTAACAGTAAAGCTTCTCCAGAAAGCAATGGAGGAAAGTGGTAATGACAAATTTCTTATAGATGGTTTTCCACGTAATGATGAAAACCGTGCTGCTTTTGAGGCTGTT ACCGGTATAGAACCAGCTTTTGTCCTGTTTTTTGATTGCCCTGAAGAGGAGATGGAGAGGCGCATCTTACACAGGAATCAG GGAAGAGATGATGATAATATTGAGACAATTCGAAAGCGTTTCAAGGTTTTCTTAGAGTCTAGTCTCCCTGTAGTTCAGTTTTATGAATCTATTGGGAAAGTACATAAG ATTGATGCTGCAAGGCCAGTTGAAGAAGTATTTGAGTCAGTTAAAGCTGTTTTTACATCTGTAAATGAGAAG GATGACTGA
- the LOC101223081 gene encoding UMP-CMP kinase 3 isoform X3 encodes METDVGVSTSEEANGSTVQKKPTVVFVLGGPGSGKGTQCACIVEHFGFTHFSAGDLLRAEIKSGSENGLMIKSMIGEGKIVPSEVTVKLLQKAMEESGNDKFLIDGFPRNDENRAAFEAVTGIEPAFVLFFDCPEEEMERRILHRNQGRDDDNIETIRKRFKVFLESSLPVVQFYESIGKVHKIDAARPVEEVFESVKAVFTSVNEKVKPHGRARQKFTLLKLQLKWKMSFLRNGVCKGY; translated from the exons ATGGAAACAGATGTGGGTGTGTCCACCAGTGAG GAAGCTAATGGAAGTACTGTTCAGAAGAAGCCTACAGTTGTGTTTGTGTTAG GTGGCCCTGGTAGTGGAAAGGGCACACAATGTGCATGCATTGTTGAGCACTTTGGTTTTACTCATTTTAGTGCTGGTGATCTTCTTAGGGCAGAAATTAAATCTGGTTCTGAAAATGG TTTAATGATCAAAAGTATGATTGGTGAAGGGAAGATTGTTCCTTCTGAGGTAACAGTAAAGCTTCTCCAGAAAGCAATGGAGGAAAGTGGTAATGACAAATTTCTTATAGATGGTTTTCCACGTAATGATGAAAACCGTGCTGCTTTTGAGGCTGTT ACCGGTATAGAACCAGCTTTTGTCCTGTTTTTTGATTGCCCTGAAGAGGAGATGGAGAGGCGCATCTTACACAGGAATCAG GGAAGAGATGATGATAATATTGAGACAATTCGAAAGCGTTTCAAGGTTTTCTTAGAGTCTAGTCTCCCTGTAGTTCAGTTTTATGAATCTATTGGGAAAGTACATAAG ATTGATGCTGCAAGGCCAGTTGAAGAAGTATTTGAGTCAGTTAAAGCTGTTTTTACATCTGTAAATGAGAAGGTAAAACCCCATGGTCGTGCTCGGCAGAAATTTACTCTATTAAAACTCCaactaaaatggaaaatgagcTTTTTACGAAATGGAGTTTGCAAGGGGTATTGA
- the LOC101223081 gene encoding UMP-CMP kinase 3 isoform X2 has product MWVCPPVSLMIKSMIGEGKIVPSEVTVKLLQKAMEESGNDKFLIDGFPRNDENRAAFEAVTGIEPAFVLFFDCPEEEMERRILHRNQGRDDDNIETIRKRFKVFLESSLPVVQFYESIGKVHKIDAARPVEEVFESVKAVFTSVNEKVKPHGRARQKFTLLKLQLKWKMSFLRNGVCKGY; this is encoded by the exons ATGTGGGTGTGTCCACCAGTGAG TTTAATGATCAAAAGTATGATTGGTGAAGGGAAGATTGTTCCTTCTGAGGTAACAGTAAAGCTTCTCCAGAAAGCAATGGAGGAAAGTGGTAATGACAAATTTCTTATAGATGGTTTTCCACGTAATGATGAAAACCGTGCTGCTTTTGAGGCTGTT ACCGGTATAGAACCAGCTTTTGTCCTGTTTTTTGATTGCCCTGAAGAGGAGATGGAGAGGCGCATCTTACACAGGAATCAG GGAAGAGATGATGATAATATTGAGACAATTCGAAAGCGTTTCAAGGTTTTCTTAGAGTCTAGTCTCCCTGTAGTTCAGTTTTATGAATCTATTGGGAAAGTACATAAG ATTGATGCTGCAAGGCCAGTTGAAGAAGTATTTGAGTCAGTTAAAGCTGTTTTTACATCTGTAAATGAGAAGGTAAAACCCCATGGTCGTGCTCGGCAGAAATTTACTCTATTAAAACTCCaactaaaatggaaaatgagcTTTTTACGAAATGGAGTTTGCAAGGGGTATTGA
- the LOC101223081 gene encoding UMP-CMP kinase 3 isoform X4 has protein sequence MIKSMIGEGKIVPSEVTVKLLQKAMEESGNDKFLIDGFPRNDENRAAFEAVTGIEPAFVLFFDCPEEEMERRILHRNQGRDDDNIETIRKRFKVFLESSLPVVQFYESIGKVHKIDAARPVEEVFESVKAVFTSVNEKVKPHGRARQKFTLLKLQLKWKMSFLRNGVCKGY, from the exons ATGATCAAAAGTATGATTGGTGAAGGGAAGATTGTTCCTTCTGAGGTAACAGTAAAGCTTCTCCAGAAAGCAATGGAGGAAAGTGGTAATGACAAATTTCTTATAGATGGTTTTCCACGTAATGATGAAAACCGTGCTGCTTTTGAGGCTGTT ACCGGTATAGAACCAGCTTTTGTCCTGTTTTTTGATTGCCCTGAAGAGGAGATGGAGAGGCGCATCTTACACAGGAATCAG GGAAGAGATGATGATAATATTGAGACAATTCGAAAGCGTTTCAAGGTTTTCTTAGAGTCTAGTCTCCCTGTAGTTCAGTTTTATGAATCTATTGGGAAAGTACATAAG ATTGATGCTGCAAGGCCAGTTGAAGAAGTATTTGAGTCAGTTAAAGCTGTTTTTACATCTGTAAATGAGAAGGTAAAACCCCATGGTCGTGCTCGGCAGAAATTTACTCTATTAAAACTCCaactaaaatggaaaatgagcTTTTTACGAAATGGAGTTTGCAAGGGGTATTGA
- the LOC101204621 gene encoding haloacid dehalogenase-like hydrolase domain-containing protein Sgpp, producing MQSLHHPTVIPLPFAPHPQSHTLHFFNKQHISSSIFSTRSYLTRTRCSPPSPATTVVSTSSLWEKGPIEGVLFDIDGTLCDSDPLHFYAFRQMLQQVGFNNGVPISEEFFIENISGRHNEDLCGILLPDWDLPKARNFFQHKEAYFCRLAEEQLEAIEGLDKVCKWIEERGIKRAAVTNAPRPNAELILSMLKLTDFFEEVIIGNECERAKPFPDPYLKALQALQLSPQRSFVFEDSVSGIKAGVGAGMRVVGVGRRNPKELLQEAGATFVIQDFNDPILWTQLLF from the exons atGCAATCTCTTCATCATCCCACTGTTATCCCTTTACCATTTGCTCCTCATCCCCAGTCCCACACTCtccattttttcaacaaacaaCATATCTCCTCCTCCATTTTTAGTACTCGTTCATATCTCACCCGCACCCGCTGTTCTCCGCCATCTCCCGCCACCACCGTAGTCTCCACCAGCAG CTTGTGGGAGAAGGGGCCTATTGAAGGTGTTCTGTTTGATATTGATGGAACATTATGCGATTCTGATCCTCTTCACTTCTATGCCTTCCGCCAAATGCTTCAACAG GTTGGATTCAACAATGGAGTCCCAATTAGTGAGgaatttttcatagaaaacaTAAGTGGAAGGCACAATGAAGACCTTTGTGGCATTCTCCTCCCAGATTGGGACCTACCTAAAGCTAGAAATTTCTTTCAACATAAGGAAGCTTATTTTTgcag ATTGGCAGAAGAGCAGTTGGAAGCCATAGAAGGGCTGGACAAGGTCTGCAAATGGATAGAGGAGCGTGGGATTAAACGCGCTGCCGTGACCAATGCTCCAAGACCGAACGCCGAGCTGATTTTGTCGATGCTTAAACTTACGGATTTCTTTGAAGAAGTGATCATAGGGAACGAATGTGAACGTGCAAAGCCATTCCCTGATCCTTACTTGAAGGCTCTTCAAGCTCTTCAACTCTCTCCTCAACGTTCTTTTGTCTTTGAG GATTCGGTATCAGGAATAAAAGCAGGAGTGGGAGCTGGAATGAGAGTGGTTGGTGTGGGAAGAAGAAACCCAAAAGAATTATTACAAGAAGCTGGAGCCACTTTTGTAATTCAAGATTTCAATGATCCAATTCTTTGGACCCAActactcttttaa
- the LOC101206256 gene encoding uncharacterized protein LOC101206256 encodes MRCKKHLSDVTSAVGVCATCLRERLLSLMAAQARAEAHQLQLSRLRSSTAAAEDLPRKSDPLPPPPLVFPRSVSPYVSRRKVEDSSWSFQSPLDDRHRRFHHRFYSTPQVGPTYYAGGISTSSFVTTGSVSRKQRSRFSFFSSLFRSRSEKLDSVPHDFSHSTCEPVPSSSSTWFSSMFSRRKKKQSKFCSIEEQMDQRKKPPPSRFFSRGMSPAGGASEADGDCDDRRDGSPSASGYSSESSKWKPSPAASHGSTARRGRQGLSRNVSSLAFCLSPLVRASPNHRHWNQKGLPPEFVYSGDVRVPNKPHISEAASFCANRSRKLADFGRVNANR; translated from the coding sequence ATGAGGTGCAAGAAGCATCTCTCTGACGTCACCAGCGCTGTCGGAGTCTGCGCTACTTGTCTCCGGGAGCGTCTTCTCTCTCTCATGGCTGCTCAAGCCAGGGCCGAGGCTCACCAATTGCAACTATCTCGACTTCGTTCCTCTACGGCGGCGGCGGAGGATTTACCAAGGAAGTCCGATCCTCTTCCACCTCCGCCTCTCGTGTTTCCTCGTTCTGTTTCTCCCTACGTCTCCCGGCGGAAAGTTGAGGATTCCTCGTGGAGCTTTCAGAGTCCGTTGGATGATCGACATCGTCGATTTCATCATCGCTTCTATAGTACTCCACAGGTTGGACCTACTTACTACGCCGGCGGTAtttctacttcttcttttgttactACCGGCTCCGTTAGTAGGAAACAGAGGAGTAGATTTTCGTTTTTCTCTAGTCTTTTCAGGTCCAGATCCGAGAAATTGGATTCAGTTCCTCACgatttttctcattctacTTGTGAACCCGtaccttcttcctcttccactTGGTTTTCATCAATGTTCTCCCGTCGGAAGAAGAAGCAATCGAAGTTTTGCTCTATTGAAGAACAAATGGATCAGAGGAAGAAGCCACCCCCATCGCGATTCTTCTCTCGTGGAATGTCGCCAGCTGGTGGAGCGAGTGAGGCGGACGGAGATTGCGATGATCGCCGAGACGGATCTCCATCCGCGAGCGGTTACTCCTCTGAATCATCCAAGTGGAAACCGTCTCCGGCAGCGTCTCATGGATCGACAGCGAGACGAGGAAGACAAGGACTGAGTCGGAATGTGTCTAGTCTTGCGTTTTGCTTGAGTCCACTAGTGAGAGCTAGCCCTAACCACCGTCACTGGAACCAGAAAGGACTGCCACCGGAATTCGTGTATTCCGGCGATGTTAGGGTTCCGAACAAGCCTCATATCTCCGAAGCGGCGTCGTTTTGCGCGAACCGGTCTCGAAAACTAGCGGATTTCGGAAGAGTCAATGCCAACCGTTGA